In Corylus avellana chromosome ca8, CavTom2PMs-1.0, the genomic stretch TTGTTGCACATAAATACTAAATAATCATCTATTGATTGACAtgggattatttttttttctaggccTATAATCAAATTGAATAAAAGCACCAaagtcttgtttttttttggtctgtTTCCTTCTCTATCTCTTTAGTGTGTGTAAGCAAATGCGTTTTTCGCCCCATTACCAACCTATTATTGACCTTATGCAAATTGTACAATCCCTATCTAGGCCGGTTGAATAATTTAGTTAGTTTCCTAATGGTGTGTGTTGGCAACTTTGTTGTCACCTCTATTTGGCCAcatgaaaaataccaaaattaaaCGGATGGAGATTTTCTGTCATTCTCATATTCAAAGAGAAcggaaaattacaaaaaaaatgtgagagaaaCTTCTTTGCCCAAGCAAAAAACAAGGCAGCAAGGGCCACATCCCCTTGTGGCCTTGTCCAATAACAAAGAGTAGCGAGAATAGGATGGAATCTCAATTATAGAGGACGTTGATGAACAACTAAAGATTAAGGTGATTAGTGATCATGCTGGTGATATTATCCATAGTGCTACAAAAAGGATTTTCACACATGATGCTGTTGTAGGTTAGGCTCTAGCTGCTCTTTTGGCAACTCATGGGGTTGATAATCTTATGCTTAAAAGGGAATGCTATTAACATTATCCTGGTCATCCTGAATCCAAGTATGTTTAGGGATTGGAATTTGGCTAATGTAGTAGCTGATATTACACTTAATTTGCTTGTTTTTTCTATTTGGAAAGCTGTAAAAATTTGAAGGTGTGCCAATTTTTGTGCACATTCTTTAGGTAGATGGGCCGCTTCCTACCTTGTGTTTGGAAGTATTCTCAATTGGTcttctattcttatttttattcgGATCAAGAATGGGAAAGACTCTCCTTTGTAATCCATTTcctcattaaaaataataataataaaaatataataaaaataaaaataagcctTCTGAAACGCAgacatgtcattaaaaaaaaaatattgccaGTCAGATTTTCTACCCTTTCccagctttaaaaaaaaaaaaaaaaaaaaaaagaattgcaaGAAATATGTGAAAGAAAATTCCCTACCGGACAATAATTCAAAGGGTCcgtacaataattaattaataatgagGCCATGTTGAAACTAATTATTAAAGCTGCTAAAGGGTAAAAGTTAAAACTATGGTTGTCCTTTGTCCCGAAAGACAAACGAACATATTGGAATTGTTTGCGAATGGCCCTAGGTTGGTACTGTagcacatttttaaaaatatgtgtttaattggttttagtgaaaatattttgtgaaaaaaagtgaaaaaatatattttatatgaaaaaatataaaaaatttgttttgtagtgatatttttatttgaataataataataaaaaatgattgatatgatataaaaagtagagatgttgagattaattttgaggtgaaaagatttttttttttgaggattgAGGGAGGGCATAATACAGTACCAGCCCAGGCCAACCGCAAACACAGCTACTATGGTCTTGTTTGTTAAGTGACAACACTTTCCCCAAGACCCACACCACTGTTCCTCGACTGAAGGAGTCTGACCATGCTGCACTTGCACACTTGCAGCATGTGTGTATGGGAGAAGTCAATTGATAGTAAAAGACAAATATGCTCATATGGCAAAATAGAAAACCAATGAAATCTCATTTCTTCACGGCACTGTTGGACAAAATAGGAATTATTGACAATGTTAAGTTTGAAACCCATACCTGTCACTCAGAagcagtctttttttttttttttttttttttttttttttttttttttttttttttttttcagactgTCTTCGGCGCCCAATCCAATCTATAGTGCCGTGGGTTGGTCTACAATGCCGtggggtttgccaaacaccctctATGAGGTCGTACATtcattgttttgaaatttgCATCAAACCGGTCGGTTCAATTGATTAAACATTGAACCCGATATTTTCCATTctactcttattattattatcttttagcAAAAATGGTAGAGAAAATCAATTGTAACCGTTTTGTTTGGAAATGACTACAGTAGCATTTACTCATTGCAAGTCGCACAAGAAGGACCTAGACAGTAAGAACCGCAACTCAACTCTTATTCGTTCGTCAATGAAATTGGATTGAACTAACAAATTACTCAATTGGAACTCGAATATTATAGTTTTTacagtattattattattatttttagaaatttatGTAATACTTTATCTTTTATGAAATATAACGATTACATGATTATTACAGTTATGCTAGTTAATTTGTAAATGAAATTATGATAAATTTTAAGGGTACCAAATTTTTTGCCAAGAAAACATTACTAAATTGATGTGTAATTCGTTCATTGGTATTAGTTACATTTCTCCtaattagtaaaaaatttggtacccTTAATATTTCTCTAAAAGTATAAGGTACCCTAGCAGCACTCAAACCAAATAATTGTGATGACTGAAGATatcattaaaacaaaacaaacaaacaaaaaaaaaacgaaacaaaaaaaGAGTGTAGGTGGTGATACAtgtattaatattataaatacaGCACAATCTAGTGGGAGAGGAGAGTGGCAATAAGCAATAGCAAAAGATCTAAAGaagagaagaggggagaagaaATGGAGAATGAGAAGAGGAAGATAATGATAGTTGGGGGAACTGGCTACATTGGGAACCACTTGGCCAAGGCCAGCTTGCTGTTGGGCCATCCAACTTATGTGTATGCTCGTCCCATCACCCCACGAACCACTCCTTCCAAAGTTGAGCTTCGCAAGGAGTTGCAGTCCATGGGAGCTACCTTTGTCCTggttccttttctctctctctctctctctctctctctctatatatatatatatatataaatgttttaATGAAACTGCAGGGAGAAGTGGAGGAGCATGAGAAGATTGTGTCGGCACTTCGGGAAGTGGACATAGTTATCTCTGCACTGGCATACCCTCAAGTTCTTGACCAACTCAAAATCATTGATGCCATCAAAGTTGCTGGTAATATAAAGGTAACCACTCTCTTCTGTCTAAAAAATGAACATTAATTCCCTAGCTAGTAGtctgttttcttttgtaatctCTTTGGATGTTGTTATCAAAATGAACTAAGAAATCTatgagatatgccaaaaaaaaacaattaattagtctctacagtcaaattctgttaattGACTTAACAAATTTTGATAGCATGAAACGTTAGatctaataaaattgtgatacttgtcatatttaagtcagttTCACACTAACAGAATCGGTTAAATTAGTTGACagaatttgactgtaaggactaaattattattattttttttgttgttgcataTCTTAGATacttttgaattcattttgatatcacatgGAGCTAGTAGTGGATGTGAATTTGTCTAAACAAGTCCAGTAATCAGTACTCAATGTGAATTAATTTCCTTGAAGCAACCATGCATGGAACCCATCAGTTTCTGATAATCTTGAACATTTTGTGTTGAATGGCTTTCCAGAGGTTCCTTCCATCAGATTTTGGGGTTGAAGAGGACAGGATAACCCCTTTACCCCCTTTTGAAGCATTCctagaaaaaaagaggaagatcAGGAGGATCATAGAAGCTGCTGGGATTCCTTACACATTTGTTTCTGCAAATTGCTTTGGTTCATACTTTCTTAATTACTTGCTTCATCCACATGAGAAAGGAGACGACATTGCCGTATATGGAAGTGGTGAAGCAAAGGGTATGTCCATCACTATCATTCACTTTAATTTCTCCAAACATATTTAACCTATACACAAATTCATTGTTTTGTTGTTATCTTTAGCGGTGCTAAATTACGAAGAAGATATCGCTATGTACACAATCAAAGTGGCTACTGATCCTAGAACATGCAACCGCGTTGTCATTTATCGGCCCCCAAAGAACATCTTGTCACAATTGGAGCTAATAACACTTTGGCAAAAGAAGACTGGTCGAAGTTTTAATAAGGTCCATGTCCTGGAGGAAGAAATAGTGAAGCTTTCTAGAAGTATGAATCTACCCTTCAATGAGTTTCTTATCAACAAGTTTATTGTGCATATCCCACAAATATTTTTACCAAGTACTGTTCTCTCGTTTAGtggtttcaaaatttgaataaatagtGATTAATTTCATAACTCAATTaatgaaaacatgattttaaattGTCACTTTTTC encodes the following:
- the LOC132189908 gene encoding eugenol synthase 1-like isoform X2, which produces MENEKRKIMIVGGTGYIGNHLAKASLLLGHPTYVYARPITPRTTPSKVELRKELQSMGATFVLGEVEEHEKIVSALREVDIVISALAYPQVLDQLKIIDAIKVAGNIKRFLPSDFGVEEDRITPLPPFEAFLEKKRKIRRIIEAAGIPYTFVSANCFGSYFLNYLLHPHEKGDDIAVYGSGEAKAVLNYEEDIAMYTIKVATDPRTCNRVVIYRPPKNILSQLELITLWQKKTGRSFNKVHVLEEEIVKLSRTVPPPNDIPISILHSIFIKGQTVFELGEEDMEASRLYPDYEYTTVHQLLDIFLVNPPKPAAAAFA
- the LOC132189908 gene encoding eugenol synthase 1-like isoform X1 encodes the protein MENEKRKIMIVGGTGYIGNHLAKASLLLGHPTYVYARPITPRTTPSKVELRKELQSMGATFVLGEVEEHEKIVSALREVDIVISALAYPQVLDQLKIIDAIKVAGNIKRFLPSDFGVEEDRITPLPPFEAFLEKKRKIRRIIEAAGIPYTFVSANCFGSYFLNYLLHPHEKGDDIAVYGSGEAKAVLNYEEDIAMYTIKVATDPRTCNRVVIYRPPKNILSQLELITLWQKKTGRSFNKVHVLEEEIVKLSRSMNLPFNEFLINKFIVHIPQIFLPTVPPPNDIPISILHSIFIKGQTVFELGEEDMEASRLYPDYEYTTVHQLLDIFLVNPPKPAAAAFA